One Aegilops tauschii subsp. strangulata cultivar AL8/78 chromosome 7, Aet v6.0, whole genome shotgun sequence genomic window carries:
- the LOC141026601 gene encoding small ribosomal subunit protein uS2m-like, translated as MTMLSIVCTKLLCTNAHLGRRVADHHFKVYIRGSRNGIAILDSDKTLICLRNALHFIGSPSRQKGRSFFLKTNHLFIYEITEEMASYLRSYLRNVNSHCFDDSQWKIGAFLTNSFANKKKFRSRKKRINFGLNQQPDCVVILNADRKSSVILEADRSQIPIPSLVDSTIPWESYKRITYPIPVNDPIQFIYLFRHSIMKTVILEQNAISREAQSLRVTLSTGKSAGGMRSACYSTSSSSPIDEEENRAKALLEMRKKYPSGDGADADANARKAVLQAISKNTFFFVELITRFGPIDSESDRGVAGSHLAFAHRIKEILEFNGKSCGSLKDLIDLKLDLEDASKREEILLPYFSSKKEAKS; from the coding sequence ATGACAATGCTTTCGATAGTCTGTACTAAATTACTTTGTACGAATGCACATCTCGGCCGTCGGGTAGCTGATCACCATTTCAAAGTCTATATCCGTGGTTCAAGAAATGGAATTGCTATTCTCGATTCAGACAAGACACTGATTTGTTTACGAAACGCTCTTCATTTTATAGGATCTCCCAGTCGTCAAAAAGGCCGTTCCTTCTTTTTAAAGACCaatcatttatttatttatgagatAACGGAAGAAATGGCGAGCTATTTAAGAAGCTATTTAAGAAATGTGAATTCTCATTGTTTCGATGATTCTCAATGGAAGATCGGGGCGTTTTTGACCAATTCTTTTGCAAATAAAAAAAAATTCCGTTCAAGAAAGAAGAGGATCAATTTTGGGTTGAACCAACAACCTGATTGTGTGGTTATTCTGAATGCAGATAGAAAGTCTTCGGTCATACTGGAAGCTGATCGATCACAAATACCTATTCCATCCTTAGTTGATTCTACGATCCCATGGGAATCCTATAAAAGAATCACTTATCCCATCCCAGTGAATGATCCTATACAGTTCATATATCTATTTCGTCATTCGATCATGAAAACAGTGATTCTTGAACAGAATGCGATTAGTAGAGAAGCGCAATCTCTCAGAGTCACTTTGAGTACGGGGAAGTCCGCAGGAGGGATGAGATCCGCCTGCTACtccacctcttcttcttccccaatagACGAAGAAGAAAATAGGGCCAAGGCGCTATTGGAGATGCGCAAAAAATATCCATCGGGAGATGGCGCTGACGCTGACGCTAACGCTCGCAAGGCGGTTTTGCAGGCAATTTCTAAAAATACTTTTTTTTTCGTTGAGCTCATAACCCGGTTTGGGCCGATTGACTCTGAGAGCGATCGAGGGGTCGCGGGCTCACACCTTGCTTTTGCGCATAGGATCAAAGAGATCCTAGAATTTAATGGAAAGAGTTGCGGCTCTCTGAAAGACCTCATTGATCTTAAATTGGATTTGGAAGACGCCTCTAAAAGAGAGGAGATTCTACTTCCATATTTTTCCTCAAAAAAAGAGGCAAAGTCCTAG